Proteins co-encoded in one Flavobacterium fluviale genomic window:
- a CDS encoding SMI1/KNR4 family protein, translated as MTIQEIEKKYGFEFPQLYKQLDSDGMLNIGEYGPNWYAEVYPTLKENPPLLLHSYDFESLNLKSVAEEIEELRDPEDYRNINSEFKFIPFAKSGGGDHYCFFLNEENNGDVPIVFVWHDMNEVNYLAKNLQDFIFKVLLIDMSKQDIYNELSDEEFRSELELVFKSHQKYLTDRQKEILSEILKRDIIEYEINVSPKIKESARGLLTDIELESIVNDVIPFDKMNQSFKYSND; from the coding sequence ATGACCATACAAGAAATCGAGAAAAAATACGGATTTGAATTTCCGCAGTTATACAAACAATTAGATTCCGACGGAATGCTCAATATTGGAGAATACGGTCCAAATTGGTACGCAGAAGTTTATCCTACCTTGAAAGAGAATCCTCCTTTGCTTTTGCATTCTTACGATTTTGAATCACTAAATTTAAAATCTGTAGCCGAAGAAATAGAAGAACTTCGAGATCCTGAGGATTACCGTAACATCAATTCTGAATTTAAATTTATTCCATTTGCAAAAAGCGGCGGAGGCGACCATTATTGTTTTTTCTTAAATGAAGAAAATAACGGAGATGTGCCAATTGTTTTTGTCTGGCATGACATGAATGAAGTTAATTATCTAGCAAAAAACCTTCAGGATTTTATTTTTAAAGTTTTATTGATTGATATGTCAAAGCAGGATATTTACAATGAACTCAGTGATGAAGAATTTAGAAGTGAGCTGGAATTGGTTTTTAAATCTCATCAAAAGTATTTGACTGATCGTCAGAAAGAAATTTTATCAGAGATATTGAAGCGCGATATTATTGAGTACGAAATCAATGTTTCTCCAAAAATAAAAGAATCTGCAAGAGGATTATTAACGGATATAGAACTGGAATCGATTGTGAATGATGTTATTCCTTTTGATAAAATGAATCAAAGTTTTAAATATTCAAACGACTAA
- a CDS encoding NAD(P)/FAD-dependent oxidoreductase codes for MPKELLLQVTPEIAANESLLKDHLSKQIKVSSQEIQHVSILKRSIDARQKAIKINLKVLIYLKGEPFQETKIELPRYKDVSNAQEVIVVGAGPAGLFAALQLVELGLKPIVLERGKDVRGRRRDLKAINREHIVNEDSNYCFGEGGAGTYSDGKLYTRSKKRGDVTRILELLVAFGASEDILVEAHPHIGTNKLPKIIEDIREKIIEFGGQVLFETRVSDILVKNNEVEGIVTQNGDKIHANKLILATGHSARDIFELLDKKKILIEAKPFALGVRAEHSQELIDSIQYSCDYRGEHLPPAPYSIVKQVNGRGMYSFCMCPGGVIAPCATSPGEVVTNGWSPSKRDQSTANSGIVVELKLEDFKPFAKFGALAGMEFQKSIEQKAWHLAGQTQKVPAQRMIDFTQSKVSSDIPKTSYVPGTTSVEMGQVFPGFLTQIMRQGFQDFGKSMRGYLTNEAILHAPESRTSSPVRIPRDPITYEHLQIKGLYPCGEGAGYAGGIISAAIDGEKCALMIAESLK; via the coding sequence ATGCCTAAAGAACTTTTACTTCAAGTTACACCAGAAATTGCTGCAAACGAATCATTGTTGAAAGACCATTTGTCTAAACAAATAAAGGTTTCTTCGCAAGAAATTCAGCATGTTTCTATTTTGAAACGCTCGATTGATGCACGTCAAAAGGCTATTAAAATTAACTTAAAAGTTCTTATTTATCTAAAAGGCGAACCTTTTCAGGAAACCAAAATCGAACTTCCAAGATATAAAGACGTTTCCAATGCTCAAGAAGTTATTGTTGTCGGCGCTGGTCCGGCTGGACTTTTTGCAGCATTGCAATTAGTTGAGTTAGGTTTAAAGCCAATTGTACTGGAACGCGGAAAAGACGTTCGCGGACGTCGACGCGATTTAAAAGCAATTAACAGGGAACATATCGTAAACGAAGACTCAAATTATTGTTTTGGTGAAGGAGGAGCAGGAACATATTCTGACGGAAAATTATATACTCGATCTAAAAAGCGCGGCGATGTAACTAGAATTTTAGAACTTTTAGTGGCTTTTGGGGCTTCAGAAGATATTTTGGTAGAAGCGCATCCACATATTGGAACCAATAAACTCCCTAAAATTATTGAAGACATTCGTGAAAAAATTATCGAGTTTGGCGGTCAGGTTTTGTTTGAAACCCGAGTAAGTGATATTCTGGTAAAAAACAATGAAGTTGAAGGAATTGTAACTCAAAATGGAGATAAAATTCACGCCAATAAATTGATCTTGGCAACGGGACATTCTGCGCGGGATATTTTTGAATTATTAGATAAAAAGAAAATTTTAATAGAAGCAAAACCTTTTGCTTTAGGAGTTCGTGCAGAACATTCGCAAGAATTAATAGACAGTATTCAGTACAGCTGTGATTATCGCGGCGAACATTTGCCGCCAGCGCCATATTCTATCGTAAAACAAGTAAACGGCCGCGGCATGTATTCATTTTGTATGTGTCCAGGTGGTGTAATCGCTCCTTGTGCAACAAGTCCAGGAGAAGTGGTTACAAACGGCTGGTCACCATCTAAGCGTGACCAATCAACGGCAAATTCTGGAATTGTAGTTGAATTAAAATTGGAAGATTTTAAACCTTTCGCAAAATTCGGCGCTTTGGCCGGAATGGAATTTCAAAAAAGTATCGAACAAAAAGCATGGCATTTGGCGGGGCAGACTCAAAAAGTTCCAGCACAAAGAATGATTGATTTTACGCAAAGTAAAGTTTCATCAGATATTCCAAAAACATCTTATGTTCCAGGAACTACTTCTGTAGAAATGGGGCAGGTTTTTCCCGGGTTTTTAACGCAGATTATGCGTCAGGGTTTTCAGGATTTTGGAAAATCAATGCGCGGTTATTTAACCAATGAAGCTATTTTACACGCGCCAGAAAGCAGAACTTCATCGCCAGTTAGAATTCCGAGAGATCCTATAACCTATGAGCATTTACAAATCAAAGGATTGTATCCGTGCGGAGAAGGAGCGGGTTATGCCGGCGGAATCATTTCTGCAGCAATTGACGGTGAAAAATGTGCGTTAATGATTGCGGAATCCTTGAAATAA
- the recQ gene encoding DNA helicase RecQ: protein MNSNEIEIHKELKKYFGFSQFKGLQEQVITSILGKTNTFVIMPTGGGKSLCYQLPALIQEGTAIVVSPLIALMKNQVDAIRSLSSENGIAHVLNSSLTKTEIAQVKKDITSGLTKLLYVAPESLTKEEYVAFLQSVPISFVAIDEAHCISEWGHDFRPEYRNLRHIIKQLGKVPIIGLTATATPKVQEDILKNLDMSDANTFKASFNRPNLYYEVRTKTKNIESDIIRFIKQHKGKSGIIYCLSRKKVESIAEVLQVNGISAVPYHAGLDAKTRAKHQDMFLMEDVDVVVATIAFGMGIDKPDVRFVIHHDIPKSLESYYQETGRAGRDGGEGHCLAYYSYKDVEKLEKFMSGKPVAEQEIGFALLQEVVAYAETSMSRRKFLLHYFGEEFDSETGEGADMDDNVRNPKNKIEAKEQVVKLLEIVRDTKHIYKSKEIVFTLIGRINAVIKAHKTDTQPYFGSGSGYDEKYWMALLRQVLVSGYLSKDIETYGVIKITQEGLNFIQSPVSFMMSEDHEYSEADDEAIVASSKSTGTADEVLMGMLRELRKKVAKKLGVPPFVVFQDPSLEDMALKYPISLTELYNIHGVGEGKAKKYGSEFVALISRYVEDNDIIRPDDLVVKSTGVNSANKLYIIQNIDRKLPLSDIASAKGLTMDTLIKEMEQIVYSGTKLNIKYWIDDMLDDDQQEEIHDYFMESESDKIEDALKEFDGDYDIDELRLMRIKFISEVAN from the coding sequence ATGAATTCAAACGAAATTGAAATACATAAAGAATTAAAGAAGTATTTCGGCTTTAGCCAATTTAAAGGCTTGCAGGAGCAAGTCATTACAAGTATTTTAGGTAAGACAAATACTTTTGTAATTATGCCGACAGGCGGTGGAAAGTCTCTTTGTTATCAATTACCAGCTTTAATTCAGGAAGGAACAGCAATTGTTGTTTCTCCCCTGATCGCTTTGATGAAAAATCAAGTCGATGCAATTCGAAGTCTTTCGTCAGAAAATGGAATCGCACATGTATTAAATTCCTCTCTTACCAAAACAGAAATTGCTCAGGTTAAAAAAGATATTACTTCCGGTTTAACCAAACTTTTATATGTTGCCCCAGAATCTTTAACCAAGGAAGAATACGTCGCTTTTTTACAAAGTGTGCCAATTTCTTTTGTTGCTATTGACGAAGCGCATTGTATATCAGAATGGGGTCATGATTTTAGGCCAGAATATAGAAATCTGCGACATATAATTAAGCAATTGGGTAAAGTGCCAATTATTGGACTTACCGCAACTGCAACTCCAAAAGTTCAGGAAGATATTCTAAAGAATTTGGATATGTCTGATGCTAATACTTTTAAAGCATCATTCAACAGACCGAACTTATATTATGAAGTTCGAACAAAAACTAAAAATATTGAGTCGGATATTATTCGATTTATCAAACAACATAAAGGCAAATCTGGAATTATTTACTGCTTAAGTCGTAAAAAAGTAGAATCTATTGCCGAAGTTTTACAAGTAAACGGAATTAGTGCTGTTCCGTATCATGCTGGTTTAGACGCAAAAACCCGTGCCAAACATCAAGACATGTTTTTGATGGAAGACGTAGATGTGGTAGTTGCAACAATTGCATTTGGAATGGGAATCGACAAACCAGACGTTCGTTTTGTAATTCACCACGATATTCCAAAGTCATTAGAAAGTTATTATCAAGAAACAGGTCGTGCAGGACGTGATGGCGGAGAAGGACATTGTTTGGCTTACTACTCCTATAAAGATGTAGAAAAGTTAGAGAAATTTATGTCTGGAAAACCAGTTGCCGAACAAGAGATTGGTTTTGCACTTTTACAGGAAGTTGTGGCTTACGCCGAAACCTCAATGTCGCGTAGAAAATTCCTGCTCCATTATTTTGGTGAAGAATTCGACAGCGAAACAGGCGAAGGCGCTGATATGGACGACAACGTTCGTAATCCTAAAAACAAAATCGAAGCGAAAGAACAAGTAGTTAAGCTGCTTGAAATTGTTCGCGACACCAAACATATTTACAAATCAAAAGAAATTGTGTTTACTTTAATAGGACGCATCAATGCGGTTATTAAAGCTCACAAAACAGATACACAGCCGTATTTTGGTTCTGGTTCCGGCTACGACGAAAAATATTGGATGGCATTATTACGACAAGTTCTGGTTTCGGGCTATTTGTCTAAAGATATTGAAACTTATGGTGTAATTAAAATTACGCAGGAAGGTTTGAATTTTATCCAAAGTCCAGTTTCGTTTATGATGTCGGAAGACCACGAGTACAGCGAAGCCGATGACGAAGCAATTGTTGCATCATCAAAATCAACTGGTACAGCCGATGAAGTTTTAATGGGCATGCTGCGCGAACTGCGTAAAAAAGTAGCTAAAAAATTAGGCGTTCCTCCTTTTGTTGTTTTTCAAGATCCTTCTCTTGAAGATATGGCTTTAAAATATCCAATTTCACTAACTGAATTATATAATATTCATGGAGTTGGAGAAGGAAAAGCAAAAAAATACGGAAGCGAGTTTGTTGCTTTAATTAGTCGATATGTCGAAGACAACGATATTATTCGTCCAGACGATTTAGTCGTAAAATCGACAGGAGTAAATTCTGCCAACAAATTATACATTATTCAAAATATTGATCGAAAACTGCCATTGAGCGATATTGCATCTGCAAAAGGTTTAACAATGGATACTTTGATTAAGGAAATGGAGCAAATCGTATATTCGGGAACGAAACTAAATATCAAATATTGGATTGATGACATGCTTGATGATGATCAGCAGGAAGAAATTCACGATTATTTCATGGAATCAGAATCGGATAAAATCGAAGACGCGCTAAAAGAATTTGATGGCGATTACGATATTGATGAATTGCGTTTAATGCGTATTAAATTTATTAGTGAAGTAGCGAATTAA
- a CDS encoding KpsF/GutQ family sugar-phosphate isomerase codes for MISKENILAIAKKTILSESEAITKLIDFLDENFYEAVQRIYESKGRLIVTGIGKSAIIAQKMVATFNSTGTPSMFLHAAEAIHGDLGMIQKDDVIICISKSGNSPEIKVLVPLLKRFGNTLIAITGNITSFLAKGSDYILNTTVNTEACPINLAPTNSTTAQLVMGDALAVCLMEMRDFKPEDFAVYHPGGALGKKLLLRVKDMIEHSLKPAVTPETSIKKAIFEISEKRLGVTAVIEDNKIIGIITDGDIRRMLNDVDTIADLTARDIMSKNPKVVSSETMAVDALNILEDFSITQLIVADNGEYKGVLHLHDILKEGIV; via the coding sequence TTGATCTCAAAAGAAAATATATTGGCGATAGCCAAAAAAACAATACTCTCTGAAAGTGAAGCAATTACAAAACTAATTGATTTTCTAGACGAAAATTTCTACGAAGCAGTTCAGCGTATCTATGAATCTAAAGGCCGTCTAATCGTTACCGGTATCGGAAAAAGCGCCATTATTGCTCAAAAAATGGTAGCCACTTTTAACTCCACAGGAACTCCTTCTATGTTTTTACATGCTGCAGAAGCGATCCACGGAGATTTAGGAATGATTCAGAAGGACGACGTTATTATCTGCATTTCTAAAAGCGGTAACAGTCCAGAAATTAAAGTGCTGGTTCCTTTATTAAAACGATTCGGAAATACTTTGATCGCTATAACCGGAAACATCACTTCCTTTTTAGCAAAAGGTTCAGATTATATTTTAAACACTACAGTTAACACAGAGGCTTGTCCTATTAATTTAGCTCCAACAAACAGTACTACAGCACAACTCGTAATGGGCGATGCATTGGCAGTTTGTTTAATGGAAATGCGCGATTTTAAACCTGAGGATTTTGCAGTTTATCATCCAGGAGGTGCTTTAGGAAAAAAACTTTTGCTCCGCGTAAAAGACATGATCGAACATTCATTAAAACCAGCTGTCACTCCCGAAACCTCTATCAAAAAAGCAATTTTCGAAATTTCTGAAAAAAGATTAGGTGTAACGGCAGTAATTGAAGACAATAAAATTATTGGAATTATTACTGATGGAGACATCCGACGAATGCTAAACGACGTAGATACTATTGCGGACTTAACTGCAAGGGATATTATGTCTAAAAATCCTAAAGTAGTTTCGTCTGAGACTATGGCAGTCGACGCATTAAATATTTTAGAAGATTTTTCGATTACGCAATTGATAGTTGCGGATAACGGAGAATATAAAGGAGTTTTACATTTACATGACATTTTAAAAGAAGGAATCGTATAA
- the tatC gene encoding twin-arginine translocase subunit TatC, protein MAKKNLGEMSFLDHLEELRWLLVRSTIAICIMAFVTYFVSDYLFDQIILGPIRPTFFTYVWFCDLSHQLNFAESICITELNFIIQNTEMEGQVNIFVWMCLLAGFILSFPYILWEIWKFISPALYEKERKNAKLFIFVSSLLFFLGVLFGYFVVIPMSVNFVATFSVSDVVKNQFTLESYMGMVKTSILGSAIFFELPIAIYFLTKLGLVTPEFLRKYWKYAVVLILIIAAIVTPPDVVSQTIVAIPMLIIYEVSILISKVVYRNKLKENV, encoded by the coding sequence ATGGCAAAGAAAAATCTTGGCGAGATGTCATTTTTGGATCATCTTGAAGAACTTAGATGGTTATTAGTTAGAAGTACAATTGCAATATGCATTATGGCATTTGTTACTTATTTTGTTAGTGATTATTTATTTGATCAAATTATTTTAGGTCCAATCCGACCTACATTTTTTACTTACGTATGGTTCTGCGATTTATCGCATCAATTGAATTTTGCAGAAAGTATATGTATTACGGAACTGAATTTTATTATTCAGAATACCGAAATGGAAGGTCAGGTCAATATTTTTGTATGGATGTGCCTTTTAGCAGGTTTCATCCTAAGTTTCCCTTATATACTATGGGAAATTTGGAAATTTATCAGCCCTGCGCTTTATGAGAAAGAAAGAAAAAATGCAAAATTATTCATCTTCGTTTCTTCCTTACTTTTCTTTTTAGGAGTTCTTTTTGGATACTTTGTTGTAATTCCGATGTCTGTAAATTTCGTGGCGACTTTCTCTGTGAGTGATGTTGTAAAAAATCAATTTACGCTTGAATCTTACATGGGAATGGTTAAAACAAGTATTCTTGGAAGTGCCATATTTTTTGAATTACCAATCGCCATTTATTTCTTAACGAAGTTAGGATTGGTAACTCCAGAATTTTTAAGAAAGTACTGGAAATATGCCGTAGTACTTATTTTAATTATTGCTGCTATTGTTACACCGCCAGACGTTGTAAGCCAGACGATTGTAGCAATTCCAATGTTAATTATTTACGAAGTCAGTATTCTGATTTCGAAGGTTGTTTATAGAAATAAATTAAAAGAAAATGTCTGA
- a CDS encoding carboxymuconolactone decarboxylase family protein: MSDIIQEFNDYRSKMNEKLLADNNKIVKRIFNLDTNAYAPGALDVKTKELLGLVASAVLRCDDCVKYHLETSHKEGVSKEEMMEAMGIATLVGGTIVIPHLRRAYEFWEALEEAGK; encoded by the coding sequence ATGTCTGATATCATTCAAGAATTTAATGACTATCGTTCTAAAATGAACGAAAAACTGCTTGCTGACAATAACAAAATTGTAAAGCGAATTTTTAATCTTGATACCAATGCATATGCGCCGGGAGCTCTAGATGTAAAAACAAAAGAACTTTTAGGTTTAGTTGCATCTGCTGTTTTAAGATGTGATGACTGCGTAAAATATCACTTAGAAACAAGCCATAAAGAAGGTGTTTCTAAAGAAGAAATGATGGAGGCTATGGGAATTGCAACTCTTGTTGGAGGAACTATTGTTATTCCTCATTTAAGAAGAGCTTACGAATTCTGGGAAGCTCTTGAAGAAGCAGGGAAATAA
- the lptB gene encoding LPS export ABC transporter ATP-binding protein: MKLRADNLIKTYKGRSVVKGISVEVNQGEIVGLLGPNGAGKTTSFYMIVGLVKPNQGNIYLDDLNITDYPMYKRAQQGIGYLAQEASVFRKLSIEDNILSVLQLTKLSKEEQVAKMESLIEEFSLEHIRTNRGDLLSGGERRRTEIARALATDPKFILLDEPFAGVDPVAVEDIQRIVAQLKNKNIGILITDHNVQETLAITDKTYLMFEGGILKAGVPEELVEDEMVRRVYLGQNFELRKKKLEF, encoded by the coding sequence ATGAAGCTAAGAGCCGATAATTTAATCAAAACCTATAAAGGGCGAAGTGTTGTAAAAGGAATTTCTGTTGAAGTAAATCAAGGGGAAATTGTGGGGCTTTTGGGTCCAAATGGTGCGGGGAAAACAACTTCTTTTTACATGATTGTTGGATTGGTAAAACCAAATCAAGGCAACATTTATCTTGATGATTTGAATATTACCGATTATCCTATGTACAAACGTGCACAGCAGGGAATTGGTTATCTGGCACAAGAAGCTTCTGTTTTTAGGAAATTAAGTATTGAAGATAACATCTTGAGTGTTTTACAATTAACTAAACTTTCTAAAGAAGAGCAAGTTGCTAAAATGGAAAGTTTAATTGAAGAATTCAGTTTAGAGCATATTCGCACGAACCGAGGAGATTTACTTTCCGGAGGTGAGCGTCGCCGTACTGAAATCGCACGAGCATTGGCAACCGATCCGAAATTTATTTTATTGGATGAGCCTTTTGCAGGAGTTGACCCAGTTGCGGTTGAAGATATTCAGAGAATTGTAGCACAATTGAAAAATAAAAACATCGGAATCTTAATTACCGACCACAATGTTCAGGAAACCTTAGCGATTACCGACAAAACCTACTTAATGTTCGAAGGAGGAATTCTTAAAGCTGGAGTTCCAGAAGAATTGGTAGAAGATGAAATGGTTCGCCGCGTTTATCTTGGACAAAACTTCGAGCTTCGTAAAAAGAAACTTGAATTTTAA
- a CDS encoding DUF5808 domain-containing protein translates to MKSEKPTQEDYDNWHKDPKNWYLFNTCYYNPKDKRLLPPKKIQWMGYTINFANPYSVMLLLPFIIIVILVLLK, encoded by the coding sequence ATGAAATCAGAAAAACCAACTCAGGAAGATTACGATAATTGGCATAAAGATCCAAAGAATTGGTATTTATTCAATACCTGTTATTATAATCCGAAAGACAAAAGATTACTTCCTCCCAAAAAGATTCAATGGATGGGCTACACTATAAATTTTGCCAATCCATATTCTGTCATGCTCCTATTACCTTTTATAATAATTGTTATTTTAGTTTTATTGAAATAA
- a CDS encoding glycoside hydrolase family 25 protein has protein sequence MARKTTYRKTYSRKPAGRSFLSRLFRGLLLIFSALLFIGVIYHYRNGLAYYLGFKSEKVLDEDEVDKHLSDVRNIRVLENHRGKVIGIDVSEFQGKIDWEEVEILDEKYPVQFVFIRATAGNNRVDRQFKKNWEGAKENKMMRGAYHYYRPNENSIEQADLFIKTVKLQKGDLPPVLDIEKLPKNQSLDSLKVGLKRWLTKVEKHYQVRPIIYSGERYYSDFLKEEFSEYLFWIANYNFYREKIEDDWLFWQFTEKASLPGIKHRVDVNIYNGDLEQLHFITVE, from the coding sequence ATGGCAAGAAAAACGACTTATCGTAAAACATATTCAAGGAAACCAGCTGGAAGATCTTTTCTAAGCAGGCTTTTTCGAGGACTTTTGTTAATTTTCTCAGCGCTTTTATTCATTGGTGTTATTTATCATTATCGTAACGGATTGGCCTACTATTTAGGGTTTAAATCTGAAAAAGTTTTAGATGAAGATGAGGTTGATAAACATCTTTCGGATGTTAGAAATATTCGCGTACTCGAAAACCATAGAGGAAAAGTTATTGGAATTGATGTATCTGAATTTCAAGGAAAAATAGATTGGGAAGAAGTTGAGATTTTGGACGAAAAATATCCCGTTCAATTTGTTTTTATTCGCGCTACAGCCGGAAATAATCGTGTTGACAGGCAATTCAAAAAAAATTGGGAAGGTGCTAAAGAAAACAAAATGATGCGCGGCGCCTATCATTATTACCGTCCAAACGAAAACTCTATCGAGCAGGCCGATCTTTTTATAAAAACTGTGAAGCTTCAAAAAGGAGATCTTCCACCAGTTTTGGATATTGAAAAATTACCTAAAAATCAGTCTTTGGACAGTTTAAAAGTAGGATTAAAACGATGGCTGACAAAAGTTGAAAAACATTATCAAGTTCGTCCAATAATTTATTCGGGAGAAAGATATTATTCTGATTTTCTAAAAGAAGAGTTTAGCGAATACCTTTTCTGGATTGCCAATTATAATTTCTACAGAGAAAAAATTGAAGATGACTGGCTCTTTTGGCAGTTTACAGAAAAAGCTTCTCTGCCGGGAATCAAACATCGAGTTGATGTTAATATCTACAATGGCGATTTAGAACAATTGCATTTTATTACGGTTGAGTAA
- a CDS encoding CDP-alcohol phosphatidyltransferase family protein: MNIKKHIPNLITLINLFCGCVALVFVSKANSFQDSFYFLMAFYMVCLGIFFDFFDGFFARLFKVSSPLGLQLDSLADMVTSGVVPGYVMYSMFTRSGHQLGNQEIIPFLGFIITLGACYRLANFNIDTRQTDSFIGLPTPANALFILSLPLVVEFSDSLLMLEILTNEWVLLLITLCSAYIMNAEIPLFSLKIKKFSLKENALQIVFLTISVLLVVLLQYIAIPLIIVFYVLLSIINNLFLKK, encoded by the coding sequence ATGAATATTAAAAAGCACATTCCAAATCTAATTACATTAATAAATCTTTTTTGTGGCTGTGTCGCATTAGTTTTTGTATCTAAAGCTAATTCTTTTCAAGATTCTTTTTACTTTCTGATGGCTTTTTACATGGTTTGCTTAGGAATCTTTTTTGATTTCTTTGATGGTTTTTTTGCAAGATTATTTAAAGTTTCAAGTCCGCTGGGGTTACAATTAGACTCTTTGGCTGATATGGTTACAAGTGGTGTTGTACCAGGTTATGTAATGTACAGTATGTTTACAAGAAGCGGTCATCAATTAGGAAATCAAGAAATTATTCCTTTTTTAGGATTTATCATAACTTTAGGCGCTTGCTATAGATTAGCTAACTTTAATATTGATACTCGCCAGACAGATTCGTTTATTGGTTTGCCAACTCCCGCAAACGCATTGTTTATTTTAAGCCTTCCTTTGGTTGTAGAATTTTCAGATTCTTTATTGATGCTTGAAATCTTAACTAATGAATGGGTTTTATTGCTTATTACTTTATGCAGTGCTTATATTATGAATGCTGAGATTCCGTTGTTTTCTTTAAAAATTAAAAAATTCAGTTTAAAAGAAAATGCACTTCAAATTGTGTTTTTGACAATTTCAGTATTGTTAGTTGTTTTACTGCAATACATCGCAATTCCGTTGATTATTGTTTTCTATGTTTTATTGTCAATTATTAATAATCTGTTTTTGAAGAAGTAG
- a CDS encoding putative type IX sorting system protein PorV2 produces MKKLLAFLFFCSLSSQYAQTVRKYSNEFMNIGVDAAALGMSSTVTASTNDVNSVYWNPAGLTHLEDHQISLMHASYFANIAQYDYIGYASPIDERSAWGISMIRFGVDDIMDTTQLIDNQGNIDYNRISLFSTADYGFTFSYARKLPVEGFQYGVNAKVIRRIIGKFANSWGFGFDIGLQFERNDWKFGLMLRDITTTYNVWNIDEEEYEKIANAIPGENNTLPESTEITLPKAQLGVSKRFDFHNECSLVTSANLNMRFEQTNDIISSKIVSIDPAIGFEFGYTDLVFVRAGAGNFQNVTQLDNTEKVNFQPNIGLGFRYKGIQIDYALTDLGNQSTALYSNIFSLKVDLGIFR; encoded by the coding sequence TTGAAAAAACTTTTAGCATTTCTATTCTTTTGCAGTCTTAGTTCGCAATATGCCCAAACTGTTCGAAAATATTCGAATGAGTTTATGAATATTGGGGTCGATGCTGCAGCATTGGGAATGTCTAGTACGGTAACCGCATCGACAAATGATGTTAATTCAGTTTATTGGAATCCAGCAGGTTTGACACATCTTGAAGATCATCAAATTTCGTTAATGCATGCCAGCTATTTTGCCAATATTGCGCAATATGATTATATAGGTTACGCAAGTCCAATTGATGAAAGAAGTGCCTGGGGAATTTCAATGATTCGTTTTGGAGTTGATGATATTATGGACACCACACAATTAATCGATAATCAAGGAAACATCGATTATAATAGAATCAGCTTATTTTCTACTGCAGATTACGGCTTTACTTTTTCTTACGCCAGGAAACTGCCTGTTGAAGGATTTCAATATGGCGTAAATGCCAAGGTTATTCGAAGGATTATCGGGAAATTTGCCAATTCTTGGGGATTTGGGTTTGATATCGGCCTTCAGTTTGAAAGAAATGATTGGAAATTTGGTTTAATGCTTCGCGACATTACAACAACTTACAATGTTTGGAATATTGATGAAGAAGAATATGAAAAAATCGCCAATGCCATTCCAGGTGAAAACAATACATTACCAGAAAGCACAGAGATTACGCTGCCAAAAGCACAATTAGGGGTTTCCAAAAGATTTGATTTTCATAATGAATGCAGTTTGGTTACTTCTGCAAATTTAAATATGAGATTTGAACAAACGAATGATATTATATCCTCAAAAATAGTAAGTATAGATCCTGCAATTGGATTTGAATTTGGATATACCGATTTGGTTTTTGTGAGAGCGGGCGCAGGAAACTTTCAAAACGTAACGCAGTTGGACAATACTGAAAAAGTAAATTTCCAGCCTAATATCGGTCTTGGTTTTAGATACAAAGGCATACAAATTGATTATGCTTTAACAGATTTAGGAAACCAAAGCACTGCATTGTATTCTAATATTTTTTCACTAAAAGTAGATTTAGGTATCTTTAGATAA